A section of the Triticum dicoccoides isolate Atlit2015 ecotype Zavitan chromosome 7A, WEW_v2.0, whole genome shotgun sequence genome encodes:
- the LOC119332970 gene encoding uncharacterized protein LOC119332970, with the protein MLEEEQYLEEDASGELEIFGSGHAAGAAEPSHLALPSPSRQAAVSPPPSRTRCRRNRPISLRAVVAKQASRRLTSTLVSIAGGPAPVQQWRKRACRLELEAAVLCLPAGSTGGGWPWRTATLFKRRTLLSTSSSSGPTPSSTLRSHLVLCSSTAWISFSPSYSQLPPDLLRNVLLHALAAIKEKGQHILSMKMSMQSR; encoded by the exons ATGCTGGAAGAAGAACAGTACCTTGAAGAGGATGCTAGTGGAGAACTGGAGATATTCGGGTCTG GACACGCTGCCGGCGCTGCTGAGCCGTCTCACCTGGCGCTGCCGTCCCCAAGCAGGCAAGCCGCCGTCTCACCTCCTCCATCCCGGACGCGCTGCCGCCGCAATCGGCCCATCTCACTTCGCGCCGTCGTCGCCAAACAGGCAAGCCGTCGTCTCACCTCCACCCTTGTCTCTATTGCGGGCGGCCCCGCCCCTGTACAGCAGTGGAGGAAGCGGGCGTGCAGGCTGGAGCTGGAGGCTGCAGTGCTGTGTTTGCCGGCAGGAAGCACGGGAGGCGGGTGGCCATGGAGAACGGCCACACTGTTCAAGCGCCGGACTCTGCTGTCGACCTCCTCATCTTCAGGCCCCACCCCGAGCTCGACCCTCCGCAGCCATCTCGTTTTATGTTCAAGCACCGCCTGGATATCATTTTCTCCTTCCTACAGCCAGCTCCCCCCTGATCTCCTCCGCAACGTGCTGCTCCATGCATTGGCAGCTATAAAAG
- the LOC119330252 gene encoding histone H3.3 produces MARTKQTARKSTGGKAPRKQLATKAARKSAPTTGGVKKPHRYRPGTVALREIRKYQKSTELLIRKLPFQRLVREIAQDFKTDLRFQSHAVLALQEAAEAYLVGLFEDTNLCAIHAKRVTIMPKDIQLARRIRGERA; encoded by the exons ATGGCCCGTACCAAGCAGACCGCCCGCAAGTCCACCGGCGGCAAGGCGCCCCGCAAGCAGCTCGCCACCAAG GCGGCGAGGAAGTCGGCGCCGACCACCGGCGGAGTGAAGAAGCCCCACCGCTACAGGCCCGGGACCGTCGCCCTCCGGGAGATCCGCAAGTACCAGAAGAGCACGGAGCTGCTGATCCGCAAGCTGCCCTTCCAGCGCCTGGTGAGGGAGATCGCCCAGGACTTCAAGACCGACCTCCGCTTCCAGAGCCACGCAGTGCTGGCCCTCCAGGAGGCGGCCGAGGCGTACCTGGTGGGACTCTTCGAGGACACCAACCTGTGCGCCATCCACGCCAAGCGCGTCACcatcatgcccaaggacatccagCTCGCCCGCCGCATCCGCGGGGAGAGGGCCTAG